In one Cellulomonas sp. JZ18 genomic region, the following are encoded:
- a CDS encoding HNH endonuclease family protein, with the protein MTPLLDVLPDRPRRRRRSRAPWVVVLVLAVAAGLGGPVWLDARAAARFPVTAADVATGRAQLAELPVKGRAPRTGYEREEFGQAWADTDRNGCDTRNDVLARDLVDITTKPGTRDCVVLTGTLHDVYTGTTIDFERGERSSEVQVDHVVALADAWQKGAQAWTPEQRERFANDPANLQAVQGRANQQKGAGDAATWLPPEKGYRCVYALRQVAVKHGYGLWVTRAEKDALAREIDRCAVVPEG; encoded by the coding sequence GTGACCCCCCTGCTCGACGTGCTGCCCGACCGTCCGCGCCGCCGGCGGCGCAGCCGCGCGCCCTGGGTGGTCGTGCTGGTGCTCGCCGTCGCGGCGGGGCTCGGCGGGCCGGTGTGGCTCGATGCGCGGGCGGCCGCCCGGTTCCCGGTGACGGCGGCGGACGTCGCGACGGGGCGCGCCCAGCTCGCGGAGCTTCCCGTGAAGGGGCGCGCGCCGAGGACCGGGTACGAGCGGGAGGAGTTCGGGCAGGCGTGGGCGGACACGGACCGCAACGGCTGCGACACCCGCAACGACGTGCTCGCGCGCGACCTCGTCGACATCACCACGAAGCCCGGTACGCGGGACTGCGTCGTGCTGACGGGCACGCTGCACGACGTCTACACCGGCACGACGATCGACTTCGAGCGGGGCGAGCGGTCGTCCGAGGTGCAGGTCGACCACGTCGTCGCGCTCGCGGACGCGTGGCAGAAGGGCGCGCAGGCCTGGACGCCGGAGCAGCGCGAGCGGTTCGCGAACGACCCGGCCAACCTGCAGGCGGTCCAGGGGCGTGCCAACCAGCAGAAGGGTGCCGGGGACGCCGCGACGTGGCTGCCGCCCGAGAAGGGGTACCGCTGCGTGTACGCGCTGCGCCAGGTCGCCGTGAAGCACGGGTACGGCCTGTGGGTCACCCGTGCGGAGAAGGACGCGCTCGCACGCGAGATCGACCGCTGCGCGGTGGTCCCGGAGGGCTGA
- a CDS encoding threonine/serine exporter ThrE family protein gives MVLAAVLVLLATAAALVLLHRRTRRAAGGSLAAAGPGAVGTGGAAGPDTAVTQVLPPVLPPSPPAPTADPAATMDFLLTIGEALTDASAPVVQVERTLERIAAVNGVPGVAVVALPTALVVSAPGGSTAQTVASSAGSRPLRLHQVADVLRVADAAEVGRVGPAEGTARIRQALEAAPLYGAASRVLGYVASSAGLALILGGGVVDVLVAAVLGAGVAGLQVAAARLPAAYQALLVLLSAFLVSTAVFALSRTGLDLSPLAPLAAPLVTFLPGALLTTAAIDLATRQMIAGSARLAAGAMQLVLLALGITAAGALVGVPATTVGAAAAQPLGWVGPWVGVLVYGCGVVLHNCAPRDALPWILLVLVVAYAGQLVGGLLLGGVPSAFVGAFAMTVVAMYAATRPTGPPTLVGFLPGFWLLVPGRCRSWASRRRSRRTRSR, from the coding sequence GTGGTCCTGGCGGCCGTGCTCGTGCTGCTGGCGACGGCCGCCGCGCTCGTGCTCCTGCACCGCCGGACACGGCGCGCGGCGGGCGGGTCCCTCGCGGCCGCGGGACCGGGCGCCGTCGGCACCGGCGGGGCCGCGGGCCCGGACACCGCCGTGACCCAGGTCCTGCCGCCGGTGCTCCCGCCCTCCCCGCCCGCACCGACGGCGGACCCCGCGGCGACGATGGACTTCCTGCTCACGATCGGCGAGGCCCTGACCGACGCGAGCGCGCCGGTCGTGCAGGTCGAGCGGACGCTCGAGCGCATCGCGGCGGTCAACGGCGTGCCCGGCGTCGCGGTCGTCGCGCTGCCCACGGCGCTCGTCGTCTCCGCACCCGGCGGCAGCACGGCCCAGACGGTCGCGTCGAGCGCCGGCAGCCGGCCCCTGCGGCTGCACCAGGTGGCGGACGTGCTCCGCGTCGCCGACGCCGCCGAGGTCGGTCGCGTCGGCCCGGCCGAGGGGACCGCCCGCATCCGGCAGGCCCTCGAGGCGGCACCGCTCTACGGCGCCGCGAGCCGCGTGCTCGGCTACGTCGCGTCGTCGGCGGGACTCGCGCTGATCCTGGGCGGCGGGGTCGTCGACGTCCTCGTGGCGGCCGTGCTCGGTGCCGGCGTCGCGGGCCTGCAGGTCGCGGCGGCACGGCTGCCGGCGGCCTACCAGGCGCTGCTCGTGCTGCTCAGCGCGTTCCTGGTGTCCACCGCCGTGTTCGCGCTCTCGCGGACCGGCCTCGACCTGTCCCCGCTCGCCCCGCTCGCGGCGCCGCTCGTGACGTTCCTGCCGGGCGCGCTGCTCACCACCGCGGCGATCGACCTCGCGACCCGCCAGATGATCGCCGGCTCCGCACGGCTCGCCGCCGGGGCGATGCAGCTGGTCCTGCTGGCGCTGGGGATCACGGCGGCGGGGGCGCTCGTCGGTGTGCCCGCGACCACGGTCGGCGCGGCGGCCGCGCAGCCGCTCGGGTGGGTGGGCCCGTGGGTCGGCGTGCTCGTGTACGGCTGCGGGGTCGTCCTGCACAACTGCGCCCCGCGCGACGCGCTGCCGTGGATCCTGCTCGTGCTGGTCGTGGCCTACGCGGGTCAGCTCGTGGGCGGGCTGCTGCTCGGCGGGGTGCCGTCGGCGTTCGTCGGGGCGTTCGCCATGACGGTCGTCGCGATGTACGCCGCGACGCGGCCGACCGGCCCGCCGACGCTCGTCGGCTTCCTGCCGGGGTTCTGGCTGCTCGTGCCCGGGCGCTGTCGCTCGTGGGCGTCACGTCGGCGCTCGCGGCGGACTCGCTCGCGCTGA
- a CDS encoding M50 family metallopeptidase — MSAAHAAGASLVDALPVLAAAAPDAPARLADWWTQVTTPQPAPARTTVLVVGAVVLVALTVPGVWHLLRHGLTIVHEAGHAAVAVLVGRRLSGIRVHSDTSGLTVSRGRPRGPGMVATVAAGYPAPAVLGVAAAWLLSRGYAVGVLWLLLLVVVLVLLQIRNWYGLWAVLVSAAVLVGVTGWAPAAVQTVVAAALTWFFLLGAPRAVLEMQAQRRRLRGRGARDQSDAGLLAGLTRLPALVWVGVLLLVCGALLAVGGAWLLAAWPA; from the coding sequence GTGAGCGCCGCGCACGCCGCCGGCGCGTCCCTCGTGGACGCCCTGCCGGTGCTCGCCGCCGCCGCCCCCGACGCGCCCGCCCGGCTCGCGGACTGGTGGACCCAGGTCACGACCCCGCAGCCCGCGCCCGCGCGCACGACCGTGCTCGTCGTGGGCGCGGTCGTCCTCGTCGCGCTCACCGTGCCGGGCGTGTGGCACCTGCTGCGGCACGGGCTGACGATCGTGCACGAGGCGGGGCACGCCGCCGTGGCGGTGCTCGTGGGACGCCGGCTCAGCGGCATCCGCGTGCACTCCGACACCTCCGGCCTCACCGTCTCGCGCGGGAGGCCGCGCGGTCCCGGCATGGTGGCGACGGTCGCGGCCGGCTACCCGGCGCCCGCGGTGCTCGGCGTGGCCGCCGCGTGGCTGCTCTCCCGGGGGTACGCGGTGGGCGTGCTCTGGCTGCTGCTGCTCGTCGTCGTGCTCGTGCTGCTGCAGATCCGCAACTGGTACGGGCTGTGGGCGGTGCTCGTGAGCGCGGCCGTGCTCGTCGGGGTGACGGGGTGGGCGCCGGCCGCCGTGCAGACCGTCGTGGCCGCCGCGCTCACGTGGTTCTTCCTGCTCGGCGCACCGCGCGCGGTGCTGGAGATGCAGGCCCAGCGCCGGCGGCTGCGCGGGCGGGGCGCGCGCGACCAGTCCGACGCCGGGCTGCTCGCGGGCCTCACCCGGCTGCCCGCGCTGGTGTGGGTGGGCGTGCTGCTGCTCGTGTGCGGCGCGCTGCTCGCGGTGGGCGGAGCGTGGCTGCTGGCGGCCTGGCCGGCCTGA
- a CDS encoding DUF2993 domain-containing protein, which produces MGARRALTGTVVTLVVVAGAAVVADRVAVGVAEDRAADVVTEQLDVSGRPEVTIHGFPFLTQLLGRSLDDVDAAADGITLEGVDATDVRVHARDVGLVAPYTVGDARVEATLPPASLERVLADRTGLDVTLTVDGDALRASGEVLGLDLSAALVPRVEDGTLLVDLADVALGERRLDVADLPGGLGRAVSDVPVPVEGLPDGVVLTSAAVVPDGVRVSARGTDVVLPEAP; this is translated from the coding sequence ATGGGAGCCAGGAGAGCGCTGACCGGCACGGTCGTCACGCTCGTCGTCGTCGCCGGTGCCGCCGTGGTCGCGGACCGCGTCGCCGTGGGCGTCGCCGAGGACCGCGCCGCCGACGTCGTCACCGAGCAGCTCGACGTCAGCGGAAGGCCCGAGGTGACCATCCACGGGTTCCCGTTCCTCACGCAGCTGCTCGGGCGCTCGCTCGACGACGTCGACGCCGCGGCCGACGGCATCACGCTCGAGGGCGTCGACGCGACCGACGTGCGGGTGCACGCGCGCGACGTCGGCCTGGTCGCGCCGTACACGGTCGGCGACGCGCGCGTCGAGGCGACGCTGCCGCCCGCGTCGCTCGAGCGCGTCCTCGCGGACCGCACCGGCCTCGACGTCACGCTCACCGTGGACGGCGACGCCCTGCGCGCGTCCGGCGAGGTGCTCGGCCTCGACCTGTCCGCGGCGCTCGTGCCCCGCGTCGAGGACGGCACCCTGCTCGTCGACCTCGCCGACGTCGCCCTCGGCGAGCGCAGGCTCGACGTGGCCGACCTGCCCGGCGGGCTCGGCAGGGCCGTCAGCGACGTCCCCGTGCCGGTCGAGGGCCTGCCGGACGGCGTCGTGCTGACGTCGGCCGCCGTGGTCCCCGACGGCGTGCGCGTGAGCGCCCGCGGCACCGACGTCGTCCTGCCCGAGGCGCCGTGA